In Cydia fagiglandana chromosome 9, ilCydFagi1.1, whole genome shotgun sequence, a single window of DNA contains:
- the LOC134667455 gene encoding histone-binding protein N1/N2 isoform X2 yields the protein MPGTGNGDGEEDDDNEEQEENGENGEEENGESEAEPVKAEADDGVKKSEADEGVKKSEAESTTKDEPASSSTADDQPGPSNGEAADESMADLENDDDVDNLQLAWEMLDLARSILRRRAAGGGHAARAQLADVHLALGEVALESETYDKAVLDMQSCLEIQKELYSSDDRRIAETHYQIGLANSLASNFEDAITHFKNAANILETRIKTLENPATVKDDATVKKHSTADPFYSVEGEIKELKELLPEIQEKIQDMMDYKTETKKRLAETLFSSNGESSHLNGAGSSSAEAKPKPAASDISHLIKRKRKSSEGEEASCAKRANT from the exons gatgataatGAAG AACAAGAAGAAAATGGTGAGAATGGCGAGGAAGAGAATGGAGAGTCAGAAGCTGAGCCCGTGAAGGCGGAGGCTGACGATGGAGTGAAGAAGAGTGAGGCTGATGAGGGAGTGAAGAAGAGTGAGGCTGAGTCCACCACGAAAGACGAGCCGGCCAGCAGCAGCACTGCAGATGATCAACCT GGCCCGTCTAATGGAGAGGCAGCGGACGAGTCAATGGCTGACTTAGAAAACGATGATGACGTTGACAACCTCCAGCTAGCATGGGAAATGTTGG ACCTGGCGCGCAGCATCctgcggcggcgcgcggcgggcggcggccacgcggcgcgcgcgcagctcgCCGACGTGCACCTCGCGCTCGGGGAGGTCGCGCTGGAGAGCGAGACGTACGACAAGGCAGTCCTCGATATGC AAAGTTGCTTAGAAATCCAAAAAGAACTGTACAGCAGTGACGACCGCCGCATTGCTGAAACCCACTATCAAATCG GTTTAGCAAACTCGCTCGCCTCCAATTTCGAAGACGCGATCACCCACTTCAAAAATGCCGCCAACATTCTCGAGACTCGCATCAAAACGCTCGAGAACCCCGCAACAGTGAAAGACGACGCTACCGTTAAGAAACACTCCACGGCAGATCCGTTCTACTCCGTCGAAGGAGAAATTAAGGAGTTGAAGGAGCTTCTGCCAGAGATTCAGGAGAAAATACAAGACATGATGGACTATAAGACTGAG ACGAAAAAGCGACTCGCCGAAACGCTGTTCTCATCTAATGGCGAAAGCTCCCATCTCAACGGCGCTGGCTCCAGCTCTGCGGAGGCCAAGCCCAAGCCTGCCGCCTCAGACATCTCCCATCTCATCAAGAGGAAGAGAAAGTCCAGCGAGGGCGAAGAGGCCTCCTGCGCTAAGAGGGCTAACACGTGA
- the LOC134667437 gene encoding prostaglandin reductase 1-like: protein MVKQRKYVVKKHFQGVPKRDDFEIVETELPPIKNGEILIKTEWISVDPYQRAYNARYPVPYDQFGYQVSLVLESKDPRYPEGSRVVCHQGWCDHSVVNTSEGGATLGLSAVYKLPDLKGLSNSLGIGAIGMPGATAYFGFLELCQPKAGETVVVTGAAGAVGSIVGQIAKIKGCTVIGFAGSDDKVEWLENELGFDKAFNYKTVDVLKALKEAAPKGVDCYFDNVGGEISSQIISQMNLFGRVAVCGSISAYNDMLNMPKASIIQPSIVMKQLKIEGFIVSRWLSRWPEAFADLTKWAKSGQLKTREHVTEGFDKIYDAFVGMLAGENTGKAVVKV from the coding sequence ATGGTCAAGCAAAGGAAATATGTCGTGAAGAAACATTTCCAGGGAGTTCCCAAGCGGGATGACTTCGAAATCGTGGAAACCGAACTACCCCCAATCAAGAATGGGGAGATTCTCATCAAAACCGAATGGATCAGTGTGGATCCCTACCAGCGCGCCTACAACGCCCGCTACCCCGTACCCTACGACCAATTCGGATACCAAGTTAGTTTAGTATTGGAATCCAAAGACCCCAGATATCCAGAAGGCTCTAGAGTCGTCTGTCACCAAGGCTGGTGCGACCACAGCGTCGTTAACACAAGCGAAGGTGGCGCCACTTTAGGATTAAGCGCTGTTTACAAGCTTCCCGATTTAAAGGGCCTGTCCAATTCTTTGGGGATTGGAGCCATTGGCATGCCGGGAGCAACTGCGTACTTCGGATTTCTGGAATTATGTCAGCCGAAGGCAGGCGAGACGGTGGTGGTAACTGGCGCTGCCGGGGCAGTGGGGTCCATCGTTGGACAAATCGCCAAGATCAAAGGCTGTACAGTCATCGGCTTCGCTGGCTCCGATGACAAGGTGGAATGGCTCGAAAACGAGTTGGGTTTTGATAAAGCTTTCAATTATAAAACTGTGGACGTCCTGAAAGCTCTGAAGGAAGCTGCGCCTAAAGGAGTAGACTGCTATTTTGATAACGTTGGAGGTGAAATAAGTAGCCAGATAATTTCTCAAATGAACCTCTTTGGAAGAGTTGCCGTCTGCGGAAGTATAAGTGCTTACAACGATATGCTGAATATGCCGAAAGCCTCTATAATCCAGCCGAGTATAGTGATGAAACAGTTGAAAATCGAAGGTTTCATTGTTTCGCGATGGCTTTCGCGTTGGCCCGAGGCGTTCGCGGACCTGACAAAGTGGGCGAAGTCTGGTCAACTGAAGACCAGAGAGCACGTTACCGAGGGCTTCGACAAGATCTATGACGCATTTGTAGGAATGTTGGCCGGTGAGAATACTGGTAAAGCTGTCGTTAAAGtctaa